CCAGCGACATCTCCACCCCGTCGGGGCGCAGCCCGGTCATGTGGTAACCGTTGCTGCGGCTGGCGTACCCGGCCACCTCGCAGTACACGTGCGCGCCCCGCCGCCGGGCGTGCCCGGCCTCCTCCAGCACCAGCACCGCCGCCCCCTCGGCCAACACGAAACCCCGCCGGGACGCGTCGAACGGCCGGGACGCGTGCGCCGGGTCGTCGTTGTCCGGGGTGGTCGCCCCGATCGCGTCGAACGACGCCACCGTCACCGGGGAGATCGGCGAGTCGGACGCCCCGGCCAGCACCACGTCGGCCTCCCCGTCCACGACCAACTGGTGGGCGTACCCGATCGCGTCGATGCCGGACGTGCAACCGGTGGAGACCACCTGCGCCGGGCCGTGCAGCCCGTACCGGCAGGCCACGTCGGCGGCCAGGCTGCTGGGCACCAACGCCTGGTACAGGTACCGGCCGCCCCGGGCCGGGTCCACCAGCCAGCGCGTGCCCGAGTCACTGACCCGCACGTACTCCTGCTCCAGCGCGGTGGTGCCGCCCACCGCCGTGCCGAGCACCACCCCGGCGACCTCCCGGACGGCGTCGGTGAGGTCCAGACCGCTGTCGGCCAGCGCCTCCGCCGCGCAGGCCAGGGCGAACTGCACGTACCGGTCGGAGCGTCGACGCTCGGCGACCGACAGCCCGGCGACCTCCGGGTCGAAGTCGCACTCGGCGGCCAACTGGGACCGGAACGGCGACGGGTCGAAGAACGTGATCCGGCGGGTGGCCGTACGCCCCTCGGTGATGCCCTTCCAGAACCGGTCCCGGGTCACGCCGCCCGGGGCGACCACCCCGATCCCGGTCACCACCGTACGCCGCCCGGTCACGACGTCGCCTCCGCCACCGTCGGGCCGGCGTGCGCCCCGGCGTCGGCATCCACGCCGGCGGCATGAACCTCGGTGTCGACATGGCCCAGCTCCGGTCGGGGCGCGAGCGGACCGAGGTGGAACACCACCTCGGCCGGCTCGTCGCCGGTGTTGCGCAGCCGGTGCCGCACGTTCACCGGCACGAACAGCGCCTCCCCCGCGGCCAACGGCACCGGCCGGTCGTCCAGGTCGACGATGATCGCGCCACGGCAGACGTAGAGGAACTCCTCGCTGTACGGGTGGTAGTGCTCGGCGACACGTTCCCCGGGCCGCAACGCCGCCACCCCCAGGAAACCACTCGTCGATCCCACCGTCTTCGGGCCGAGCAGCACCCGCAGCTCACCGCCGCGCCGCCGGTCGGCGGGCACGCCCCGGGCCGCCACCACCCGGTCGGCTGTCTCACTCATCGTCGTCGACCTCCAGCCCACGCCGCCGGGCCAGCAGCTCCACCTTGTCGCGGATGACCGCCATCTGCAGCGGCGTGTTGGTGTTCAACCGGTCCTCCATCCCCCGGTCGTCCAGCGGCGCGCCCGGACGCAGGTGGAAGTCCTGCACCCAGGTCATCCGGGTGCTCCCGTCCGGCTCCGGGGTGTACCGCCAGTGGATACGCATGTACTCGAACGGCCCGGTCTCCACCCGGTGCGCGTGCACCTCCCTGGCGACCGGATCCACGGTGCGCTCGCTGACCCAGCTCCACACCGTCCCGTCCGGATCGGGATGCATCGTCAACCGGAACCGCACGGTGTGGCCGTACCGTTCCAGGATCTCCACCGACCGGTACTCGGTGAACAGGTCCGGCCACGTCGCCACGTCGTTGGTCACCTCCCACACCAACGGCAGGGGCGCGCCGACGACGATGCTGTTCTCGGTGTGCCCGTGCCGGTCGGCCGGCCCGGCAGCGGACCCGGCCCGGCCGACCGGCCCGACCGCGTCACCGTCGCGCTGCCCGGCGACCAGCTCGGCGACGGCGGCGATGGTCAGCTCCTGGGTCTCGGCCGGAATCCGCGCCCGGTACCGGTCGGCGACCACGGCCTGCAACTCCAGCAGCGCCAACGAGTCCATCCCCAACTCGGCGAGGGTGGCCGCGGGCGCCCGCGCCGGCGCCTGCGGATCCAACCCGCAGTGCGCCACCAGAATGTCGGTGATCTCGGTGGCCAGGGCCGTAGCGGCCGGTCCTCGGGTGACGGTCATCGGATCCTCCTCAGAGTGCCGGGTTCATCGCCGTCGCCCGTTGGACGACGCGTCCCACTGGTAGAAACAGCGCGCCAGCGCGTCCCGGGGAGACCGCCAGGTCGGCAGGTACGGCGAGATGTAGGGCCGCAGCCGGTCACTGATCCGACTGAACTCGGGATGCTGCCGGGCGTGCTCCACCACGCCCTCCCCCGCCGCGTCGGTCTCCAACAGGTGCACGTAGAGGTCGTGCAGCCGGTACAACGACCGGTGCCGCACCCCGACCAGACGCGGCAGCTCCGTCGCGTCCGACTCGGCGAAGATCTCCGCGACCCGCCCCTCGGCGGTCGGCAACACCTTCGCGACGATCAACGAACGGTCCATGCTGGCCCTCCCCCTACGGCGTACGCCGGCCGGCGCCACGGCCGGACGGCTGCGGACACGATGCCGACGACGGCGTCATCCCGGCGTCACCCGGAACCGTTCACCGCCCCACCCCAGCCGTGACGCTCGGTTGACGCCAGGGCACCACACTCCAGCCGACCACACACCAGATTTTCCAGCTCAGAGGCATTCTCGGAACGCGCCGACAAGTACACTTCCCGACCACCCTGTTGACCCAGCGTAATCGATACCGATAATCTTCGTCGCGGTCAGCCCACCGTCAGGGCCCACCCGTGACCGCGCCGCGACAGCACGCCGTCGGGCGGCAGCCACTGGCGGACACCGTGGACGACGGGTTCCCGGTTCTCGCTGCAGGGGGGTACGCGGCCGTGGCCTCTGACACCGGCATGCCGACCACCACCCGCCACGTCCGGCTGCTCCTGCTCGGCGGCTTCCGACTGCTGCACGACGCGAAACCCGTCGTGGTGCCCCGCGGACTGCAACGGGTCATCGCGCTGATCGGGTTGCGCCCCGGCACCACCCGCAGCCACCTCGCCGGGCTGCTCTGGCCCGACGCCACCGAGGAACGCGCCCTGTCCTCCCTACGCACCGCCATCTGGCGACTCCGCCAGGACCCCTGCTGCCCCCTGCACACCATCGGCGACACCGTCCGCCTCGACCCCGCCGTCGACCTGGACGTCGACGACCTGGTCCGCACCGCCGCGCGCGTCGCCGACGACGGCGACCCCCGCGCCGCCGCCCGCGCCCTCGCCGCCGGCCGACACGACCTGCTCCCCGGCTGGTACGACGACTGGGTGCTGCTGGAACGGGAACGACTCCGCCAACTCCGCCTGCACATGCTCGAACAGATCGCCCGCACCCACCTGACCGCCGGCCGACACGGTGAGGCGCTCCAGGCCGCCCTGGAGGCCATGGCCGCCGAGCCGCTCCGGGAGACCCCGCACCGCCTGGTCGTCCAGATCCACCTCGCCGAAGGCAACGCCTTCGAGGCCCTGCACGCCTTCTACGTCTACCGCGACCTGATCCTGCGGGAACTCCACCTCGAACCCTCCGCGGCCATGTCCGCGCTGCTCGACGACACCCTCGCCCCCATCCGCCGCCGCCCCACCCCACCCGGCCCCCGCCCACCCGACGCCGACCCCGGACCACCACGCCGTCACCACCACCCGCCCCCGGATGACGGCGCCGTGACAGCGCCACCGGCACGGTGACCTTACGGGCGCCCACCGGGCCCGGGCACCGGCCGCGAAAGGGGTACCGATGGGTCGGCTACTGACCGTCAGCAGGATCGTCCCCGGCTCGGAAGGACGCATCGCCCAGATCTTCGGCGAATCCGACGCCACCGGGCTGCCCGCCATGACCGGCGTACGGCACCGCTCCCTGTACTGCCTGCACGACATCTGCCTGCACCTGATGGAGACCACCGACGTCGACCCCGGCGCGGCGGCCGACGCCCGCACCCACCCGCTCTACCTCCAGGTCAACGAACGGCTCTCCGCCCACACGTCCCCGTACCTGCCGACCTGGCGCCAACCCCGGGACGCCAT
The sequence above is a segment of the Micromonospora sp. WMMD882 genome. Coding sequences within it:
- a CDS encoding beta-ketoacyl-[acyl-carrier-protein] synthase family protein is translated as MTGRRTVVTGIGVVAPGGVTRDRFWKGITEGRTATRRITFFDPSPFRSQLAAECDFDPEVAGLSVAERRRSDRYVQFALACAAEALADSGLDLTDAVREVAGVVLGTAVGGTTALEQEYVRVSDSGTRWLVDPARGGRYLYQALVPSSLAADVACRYGLHGPAQVVSTGCTSGIDAIGYAHQLVVDGEADVVLAGASDSPISPVTVASFDAIGATTPDNDDPAHASRPFDASRRGFVLAEGAAVLVLEEAGHARRRGAHVYCEVAGYASRSNGYHMTGLRPDGVEMSLAIEDALRQARLNPDEVSYVSAHGSGTRQNDRHETAAFKRALGAAAYRVPVSSIKSMVGHSLGAIGSIEMAACALAIEYGVVPPTANWATRDPECDLDYVPNVARELPVDVALSVGSGFGGFQSALVFRRLRGPVSG
- a CDS encoding cupin domain-containing protein, producing the protein MSETADRVVAARGVPADRRRGGELRVLLGPKTVGSTSGFLGVAALRPGERVAEHYHPYSEEFLYVCRGAIIVDLDDRPVPLAAGEALFVPVNVRHRLRNTGDEPAEVVFHLGPLAPRPELGHVDTEVHAAGVDADAGAHAGPTVAEATS
- a CDS encoding SRPBCC family protein, with product MTVTRGPAATALATEITDILVAHCGLDPQAPARAPAATLAELGMDSLALLELQAVVADRYRARIPAETQELTIAAVAELVAGQRDGDAVGPVGRAGSAAGPADRHGHTENSIVVGAPLPLVWEVTNDVATWPDLFTEYRSVEILERYGHTVRFRLTMHPDPDGTVWSWVSERTVDPVAREVHAHRVETGPFEYMRIHWRYTPEPDGSTRMTWVQDFHLRPGAPLDDRGMEDRLNTNTPLQMAVIRDKVELLARRRGLEVDDDE
- a CDS encoding TcmI family type II polyketide cyclase; the encoded protein is MDRSLIVAKVLPTAEGRVAEIFAESDATELPRLVGVRHRSLYRLHDLYVHLLETDAAGEGVVEHARQHPEFSRISDRLRPYISPYLPTWRSPRDALARCFYQWDASSNGRRR
- a CDS encoding bacterial transcriptional activator domain-containing protein; this encodes MPTTTRHVRLLLLGGFRLLHDAKPVVVPRGLQRVIALIGLRPGTTRSHLAGLLWPDATEERALSSLRTAIWRLRQDPCCPLHTIGDTVRLDPAVDLDVDDLVRTAARVADDGDPRAAARALAAGRHDLLPGWYDDWVLLERERLRQLRLHMLEQIARTHLTAGRHGEALQAALEAMAAEPLRETPHRLVVQIHLAEGNAFEALHAFYVYRDLILRELHLEPSAAMSALLDDTLAPIRRRPTPPGPRPPDADPGPPRRHHHPPPDDGAVTAPPAR
- a CDS encoding TcmI family type II polyketide cyclase; translation: MGRLLTVSRIVPGSEGRIAQIFGESDATGLPAMTGVRHRSLYCLHDICLHLMETTDVDPGAAADARTHPLYLQVNERLSAHTSPYLPTWRQPRDAIAGCFYRWDATASPSPGPAD